A single region of the Vidua macroura isolate BioBank_ID:100142 chromosome 12, ASM2450914v1, whole genome shotgun sequence genome encodes:
- the TLE3 gene encoding transducin-like enhancer protein 3 isoform X3 has product MYPQGRHPAPHQPGQPGFKFTVAESCDRIKDEFQFLQAQYHSLKVEYDKLANEKTEMQRHYVMYYEMSYGLNIEMHKQTEIAKRLNTILAQIMPFLSQEHQQQVAQAVERAKQVTMTELNAIIGVRGLPNLPLTQQQLQAQHLSHAAHGPPVQLPPHPSGLQPPGIPPVTGTSSGLLALGALGSQAHLAVKDEKNHHDLDHRERDSSANNSVSPSESLRASEKHRSSTDYSMDSKKRKAEEKDSMSRYDSDGDKSDDLVVDVSNEDPATPRVSPAHSPPENGLDKARGLKKGDAPNSPASVASSSSTPSSKTKDLGHNDKSSTPGLKSNTPTPRNDAPTPGTSSTPGLRPMPGKPSGMDPLASALRTPISIAGSYAAPFAMMGHHEMNGSLTSPGAYAGLHNLPPQMSAAAAAAAAYGRSPMVGFDPHPPMRAPGLPSSLASIPGGKPAYSFHVSADGQMQPVPFPHDALAGPGIPRHARQINTLSHGEVVCAVTISNPTRHVYTGGKGCVKIWDISQPGSKSPISQLDCLNRDNYIRSCKLLPDGRTLIVGGEASTLTIWDLASPTPRIKAELTSSAPACYALAISPDAKVCFSCCSDGNIAVWDLHNQTLVRQFQGHTDGASCIDISHDGTKLWTGGLDNTVRSWDLREGRQLQQHDFTSQIFSLGYCPTGEWLAVGMESSNVEVLHHTKPDKYQLHLHESCVLSLKFAYCGKWFVSTGKDNLLNAWRTPYGASIFQSKESSSVLSCDISADDKYIVTGSGDKKATVYEVIY; this is encoded by the exons ATGTACCCCCAGGGCCGGCACCCG GCTCCGCACCAGCCGGGCCAACCGGGCTTCAAATTCACCGTGGCCGAGTCCTGCGACCGGATCAAGGACGAGTTCCAGTTCCTGCAGGCTCAGTACCACAG cctcAAAGTGGAGTATGACAAGCTGGCGAACGAGAAGACCGAAATGCAGCGCCATTACGTTATG TACTACGAAATGTCGTACGGTTTGAATATTGAAATGCACAAACAG acagaaattGCTAAAAGACTGAACACCATTTTAGCCCAGATCATGCCTTTTCTGTCACAAGAG caccaaCAGCAGGTGGCCCAGGCTGTTGAACGTGCCAAGCAAGTGACAATGACGGAGTTGAATGCTATCATCGGGGTACGTGGACTTCCCAATCTGCCTCTCACC cagcagcagctccaggctcagcaCCTCTCGCACGCCGCGCACGGGCCCCCGGTCCAGCTGCCGCCGCACCCCTCGGGGCTCCAGCCGCCCGGGATCCCGCCCGTCACCGGCACCAGCTCGGGGCTGCTGGCGCTCGGCGCCCTGGGCAGCCAGGCACACCTGGCAGTCAAGGATGAGAAGAACCACCACGACCTGGACCACAGAG AGCGAGACTCAAGTGCA AATAATTCCGTGTCCCCCTCGGAGAGCCTGCGGGCCAGCGAGAAGCACCGGAGCTCCACGGACTACAGCATGGACTCCAAGAAGCGGAAAGCGGAGGAGAAGGACAGCATGAGCCGATAT GACAGCGATGGTGACAAGAGCGATGACCTGGTGGTCGACGTCTCCAACGAG GACCCCGCCACCCCCCGGGTGAGCCCGGCCCATTCCCCCCCGGAGAACGGCCTGGACAAAGCCCGCGGGCTGAAGAAGGGCGACGCTCCCAACAGCCCGGCCTCGGTggcctcctccagcagcactccCTCCTCCAAGACCAAGGACCTGGGCCAC AACGACAAATCCTCCACGCCCGGCCTCAAGTCCAACACTCCGACGCCCAGGAACGACGCTCCCACCCCgggcaccagcagcaccccGGGGCTGCGGCCCATGCCCGGCAAACCCAGCGGCATGGACCCCCTGG CCTCGGCCCTGCGGACGCCCATCTCCATCGCGGGCTCCTACGCGGCGCCCTTTGCCATGATGGGGCACCACGAGATGAACGGGTCCCTGACCAGCCCCGGCGCCTACGCGGGGCTGCACAACCTCCCCCCGCAGATgagcgcggccgccgccgccgccgccgcctaCGGCCGGTCGCCAATG GTCGGGTTTGACCCTCACCCACCCATGCGAGCCCCGGGcctgccctccagcctggcgtccatccctggagggaaaCC GGCCTACTCGTTCCACGTGAGCGCGGACGGGCAGATGCAGCCGGTGCCGTTCCCGCACGACGCGCTGGCGGGGCCCGGCATCCCGCGGCACGCGCGGCAGATCAACACGCTGAGCCACGGCGAGGTGGTGTGCGCCGTCACCATCAGCAACCCCACGCGCCACGTCTACACCGGCGGCAAGGGCTGCGTCAAGATCTGGGACATCAGCCAGCCCGGCAGCAAGAGCCCCATCTCCCAGCTGGACTGCCTG AACAGGGATAACTACATCCGCTCCTGCAAGCTGCTGCCGGACGGCCGCACGCTGATCGTGGGGGGCGAGGCCAGCACTCTGACCATCTGGGACCTGGCGTCGCCCACGCCGCGCATCAAGGCCGAGCTGACGTCGTCGGCGCCCGCGTGCTACGCGCTGGCCATCAGCCCCGACGCCAAGGTGTGCTTCTCGTGCTGCAGCGACGGCAACATCGCCGTCTGGGACCTGCACAACCAGACCCTGGTCAG GCAATTCCAAGGCCACACGGACGGGGCCAGCTGCATAGACATCTCCCACGACGGTACGAAGCTGTGGACGGGGGGCCTGGACAACACGGTGCGCTCCTGGGACCTGCGGGAAGggcggcagctgcagcagcacgaCTTCACCTCCCAG ATTTTCTCTCTGGGATACTGCCCGACGGGCGAGTGGCTGGCGGTGGGCATGGAGAGCAGCAACGTGGAGGTGCTGCACCACACCAAGCCCGACAAGTACCAGCTGCACCTGCACGAGAGCTGCGTCCTCTCCCTCAAATTCGCCTACTGCG ggaagtgGTTTGTGAGCACTGGGAAGGACAACCTGCTCAACGCCTGGAGGACGCCCTACGGAGCCAGCATCTTCCAG
- the TLE3 gene encoding transducin-like enhancer protein 3 isoform X1, protein MYPQGRHPAPHQPGQPGFKFTVAESCDRIKDEFQFLQAQYHSLKVEYDKLANEKTEMQRHYVMYYEMSYGLNIEMHKQTEIAKRLNTILAQIMPFLSQEHQQQVAQAVERAKQVTMTELNAIIGVRGLPNLPLTQQQLQAQHLSHAAHGPPVQLPPHPSGLQPPGIPPVTGTSSGLLALGALGSQAHLAVKDEKNHHDLDHRERDSSANNSVSPSESLRASEKHRSSTDYSMDSKKRKAEEKDSMSRYDSDGDKSDDLVVDVSNEDPATPRVSPAHSPPENGLDKARGLKKGDAPNSPASVASSSSTPSSKTKDLGHNDKSSTPGLKSNTPTPRNDAPTPGTSSTPGLRPMPGKPSGMDPLASALRTPISIAGSYAAPFAMMGHHEMNGSLTSPGAYAGLHNLPPQMSAAAAAAAAYGRSPMVSFGAVGFDPHPPMRAPGLPSSLASIPGGKPAYSFHVSADGQMQPVPFPHDALAGPGIPRHARQINTLSHGEVVCAVTISNPTRHVYTGGKGCVKIWDISQPGSKSPISQLDCLNRDNYIRSCKLLPDGRTLIVGGEASTLTIWDLASPTPRIKAELTSSAPACYALAISPDAKVCFSCCSDGNIAVWDLHNQTLVRQFQGHTDGASCIDISHDGTKLWTGGLDNTVRSWDLREGRQLQQHDFTSQIFSLGYCPTGEWLAVGMESSNVEVLHHTKPDKYQLHLHESCVLSLKFAYCGKWFVSTGKDNLLNAWRTPYGASIFQSKESSSVLSCDISADDKYIVTGSGDKKATVYEVIY, encoded by the exons ATGTACCCCCAGGGCCGGCACCCG GCTCCGCACCAGCCGGGCCAACCGGGCTTCAAATTCACCGTGGCCGAGTCCTGCGACCGGATCAAGGACGAGTTCCAGTTCCTGCAGGCTCAGTACCACAG cctcAAAGTGGAGTATGACAAGCTGGCGAACGAGAAGACCGAAATGCAGCGCCATTACGTTATG TACTACGAAATGTCGTACGGTTTGAATATTGAAATGCACAAACAG acagaaattGCTAAAAGACTGAACACCATTTTAGCCCAGATCATGCCTTTTCTGTCACAAGAG caccaaCAGCAGGTGGCCCAGGCTGTTGAACGTGCCAAGCAAGTGACAATGACGGAGTTGAATGCTATCATCGGGGTACGTGGACTTCCCAATCTGCCTCTCACC cagcagcagctccaggctcagcaCCTCTCGCACGCCGCGCACGGGCCCCCGGTCCAGCTGCCGCCGCACCCCTCGGGGCTCCAGCCGCCCGGGATCCCGCCCGTCACCGGCACCAGCTCGGGGCTGCTGGCGCTCGGCGCCCTGGGCAGCCAGGCACACCTGGCAGTCAAGGATGAGAAGAACCACCACGACCTGGACCACAGAG AGCGAGACTCAAGTGCA AATAATTCCGTGTCCCCCTCGGAGAGCCTGCGGGCCAGCGAGAAGCACCGGAGCTCCACGGACTACAGCATGGACTCCAAGAAGCGGAAAGCGGAGGAGAAGGACAGCATGAGCCGATAT GACAGCGATGGTGACAAGAGCGATGACCTGGTGGTCGACGTCTCCAACGAG GACCCCGCCACCCCCCGGGTGAGCCCGGCCCATTCCCCCCCGGAGAACGGCCTGGACAAAGCCCGCGGGCTGAAGAAGGGCGACGCTCCCAACAGCCCGGCCTCGGTggcctcctccagcagcactccCTCCTCCAAGACCAAGGACCTGGGCCAC AACGACAAATCCTCCACGCCCGGCCTCAAGTCCAACACTCCGACGCCCAGGAACGACGCTCCCACCCCgggcaccagcagcaccccGGGGCTGCGGCCCATGCCCGGCAAACCCAGCGGCATGGACCCCCTGG CCTCGGCCCTGCGGACGCCCATCTCCATCGCGGGCTCCTACGCGGCGCCCTTTGCCATGATGGGGCACCACGAGATGAACGGGTCCCTGACCAGCCCCGGCGCCTACGCGGGGCTGCACAACCTCCCCCCGCAGATgagcgcggccgccgccgccgccgccgcctaCGGCCGGTCGCCAATGGTGAGCTTTGGAGCT GTCGGGTTTGACCCTCACCCACCCATGCGAGCCCCGGGcctgccctccagcctggcgtccatccctggagggaaaCC GGCCTACTCGTTCCACGTGAGCGCGGACGGGCAGATGCAGCCGGTGCCGTTCCCGCACGACGCGCTGGCGGGGCCCGGCATCCCGCGGCACGCGCGGCAGATCAACACGCTGAGCCACGGCGAGGTGGTGTGCGCCGTCACCATCAGCAACCCCACGCGCCACGTCTACACCGGCGGCAAGGGCTGCGTCAAGATCTGGGACATCAGCCAGCCCGGCAGCAAGAGCCCCATCTCCCAGCTGGACTGCCTG AACAGGGATAACTACATCCGCTCCTGCAAGCTGCTGCCGGACGGCCGCACGCTGATCGTGGGGGGCGAGGCCAGCACTCTGACCATCTGGGACCTGGCGTCGCCCACGCCGCGCATCAAGGCCGAGCTGACGTCGTCGGCGCCCGCGTGCTACGCGCTGGCCATCAGCCCCGACGCCAAGGTGTGCTTCTCGTGCTGCAGCGACGGCAACATCGCCGTCTGGGACCTGCACAACCAGACCCTGGTCAG GCAATTCCAAGGCCACACGGACGGGGCCAGCTGCATAGACATCTCCCACGACGGTACGAAGCTGTGGACGGGGGGCCTGGACAACACGGTGCGCTCCTGGGACCTGCGGGAAGggcggcagctgcagcagcacgaCTTCACCTCCCAG ATTTTCTCTCTGGGATACTGCCCGACGGGCGAGTGGCTGGCGGTGGGCATGGAGAGCAGCAACGTGGAGGTGCTGCACCACACCAAGCCCGACAAGTACCAGCTGCACCTGCACGAGAGCTGCGTCCTCTCCCTCAAATTCGCCTACTGCG ggaagtgGTTTGTGAGCACTGGGAAGGACAACCTGCTCAACGCCTGGAGGACGCCCTACGGAGCCAGCATCTTCCAG
- the TLE3 gene encoding transducin-like enhancer protein 3 isoform X10 has product MLSSGSSSRLSTSRTPRTGPRSSCRRTPRGSSRPGSRPSPAPARGCWRSAPWAARHTWQSRMRRTTTTWTTENNSVSPSESLRASEKHRSSTDYSMDSKKRKAEEKDSMSRYDSDGDKSDDLVVDVSNEDPATPRVSPAHSPPENGLDKARGLKKGDAPNSPASVASSSSTPSSKTKDLGHNDKSSTPGLKSNTPTPRNDAPTPGTSSTPGLRPMPGKPSGMDPLASALRTPISIAGSYAAPFAMMGHHEMNGSLTSPGAYAGLHNLPPQMSAAAAAAAAYGRSPMVSFGAVGFDPHPPMRAPGLPSSLASIPGGKPAYSFHVSADGQMQPVPFPHDALAGPGIPRHARQINTLSHGEVVCAVTISNPTRHVYTGGKGCVKIWDISQPGSKSPISQLDCLNRDNYIRSCKLLPDGRTLIVGGEASTLTIWDLASPTPRIKAELTSSAPACYALAISPDAKVCFSCCSDGNIAVWDLHNQTLVRQFQGHTDGASCIDISHDGTKLWTGGLDNTVRSWDLREGRQLQQHDFTSQIFSLGYCPTGEWLAVGMESSNVEVLHHTKPDKYQLHLHESCVLSLKFAYCGKWFVSTGKDNLLNAWRTPYGASIFQSKESSSVLSCDISADDKYIVTGSGDKKATVYEVIY; this is encoded by the exons ATGCTATCATCGGG cagcagctccaggctcagcaCCTCTCGCACGCCGCGCACGGGCCCCCGGTCCAGCTGCCGCCGCACCCCTCGGGGCTCCAGCCGCCCGGGATCCCGCCCGTCACCGGCACCAGCTCGGGGCTGCTGGCGCTCGGCGCCCTGGGCAGCCAGGCACACCTGGCAGTCAAGGATGAGAAGAACCACCACGACCTGGACCACAGAG AATAATTCCGTGTCCCCCTCGGAGAGCCTGCGGGCCAGCGAGAAGCACCGGAGCTCCACGGACTACAGCATGGACTCCAAGAAGCGGAAAGCGGAGGAGAAGGACAGCATGAGCCGATAT GACAGCGATGGTGACAAGAGCGATGACCTGGTGGTCGACGTCTCCAACGAG GACCCCGCCACCCCCCGGGTGAGCCCGGCCCATTCCCCCCCGGAGAACGGCCTGGACAAAGCCCGCGGGCTGAAGAAGGGCGACGCTCCCAACAGCCCGGCCTCGGTggcctcctccagcagcactccCTCCTCCAAGACCAAGGACCTGGGCCAC AACGACAAATCCTCCACGCCCGGCCTCAAGTCCAACACTCCGACGCCCAGGAACGACGCTCCCACCCCgggcaccagcagcaccccGGGGCTGCGGCCCATGCCCGGCAAACCCAGCGGCATGGACCCCCTGG CCTCGGCCCTGCGGACGCCCATCTCCATCGCGGGCTCCTACGCGGCGCCCTTTGCCATGATGGGGCACCACGAGATGAACGGGTCCCTGACCAGCCCCGGCGCCTACGCGGGGCTGCACAACCTCCCCCCGCAGATgagcgcggccgccgccgccgccgccgcctaCGGCCGGTCGCCAATGGTGAGCTTTGGAGCT GTCGGGTTTGACCCTCACCCACCCATGCGAGCCCCGGGcctgccctccagcctggcgtccatccctggagggaaaCC GGCCTACTCGTTCCACGTGAGCGCGGACGGGCAGATGCAGCCGGTGCCGTTCCCGCACGACGCGCTGGCGGGGCCCGGCATCCCGCGGCACGCGCGGCAGATCAACACGCTGAGCCACGGCGAGGTGGTGTGCGCCGTCACCATCAGCAACCCCACGCGCCACGTCTACACCGGCGGCAAGGGCTGCGTCAAGATCTGGGACATCAGCCAGCCCGGCAGCAAGAGCCCCATCTCCCAGCTGGACTGCCTG AACAGGGATAACTACATCCGCTCCTGCAAGCTGCTGCCGGACGGCCGCACGCTGATCGTGGGGGGCGAGGCCAGCACTCTGACCATCTGGGACCTGGCGTCGCCCACGCCGCGCATCAAGGCCGAGCTGACGTCGTCGGCGCCCGCGTGCTACGCGCTGGCCATCAGCCCCGACGCCAAGGTGTGCTTCTCGTGCTGCAGCGACGGCAACATCGCCGTCTGGGACCTGCACAACCAGACCCTGGTCAG GCAATTCCAAGGCCACACGGACGGGGCCAGCTGCATAGACATCTCCCACGACGGTACGAAGCTGTGGACGGGGGGCCTGGACAACACGGTGCGCTCCTGGGACCTGCGGGAAGggcggcagctgcagcagcacgaCTTCACCTCCCAG ATTTTCTCTCTGGGATACTGCCCGACGGGCGAGTGGCTGGCGGTGGGCATGGAGAGCAGCAACGTGGAGGTGCTGCACCACACCAAGCCCGACAAGTACCAGCTGCACCTGCACGAGAGCTGCGTCCTCTCCCTCAAATTCGCCTACTGCG ggaagtgGTTTGTGAGCACTGGGAAGGACAACCTGCTCAACGCCTGGAGGACGCCCTACGGAGCCAGCATCTTCCAG
- the TLE3 gene encoding transducin-like enhancer protein 3 isoform X8 has product MLSSGYVDFPICLSPSSSSRLSTSRTPRTGPRSSCRRTPRGSSRPGSRPSPAPARGCWRSAPWAARHTWQSRMRRTTTTWTTENNSVSPSESLRASEKHRSSTDYSMDSKKRKAEEKDSMSRYDSDGDKSDDLVVDVSNEDPATPRVSPAHSPPENGLDKARGLKKGDAPNSPASVASSSSTPSSKTKDLGHNDKSSTPGLKSNTPTPRNDAPTPGTSSTPGLRPMPGKPSGMDPLASALRTPISIAGSYAAPFAMMGHHEMNGSLTSPGAYAGLHNLPPQMSAAAAAAAAYGRSPMVSFGAVGFDPHPPMRAPGLPSSLASIPGGKPAYSFHVSADGQMQPVPFPHDALAGPGIPRHARQINTLSHGEVVCAVTISNPTRHVYTGGKGCVKIWDISQPGSKSPISQLDCLNRDNYIRSCKLLPDGRTLIVGGEASTLTIWDLASPTPRIKAELTSSAPACYALAISPDAKVCFSCCSDGNIAVWDLHNQTLVRQFQGHTDGASCIDISHDGTKLWTGGLDNTVRSWDLREGRQLQQHDFTSQIFSLGYCPTGEWLAVGMESSNVEVLHHTKPDKYQLHLHESCVLSLKFAYCGKWFVSTGKDNLLNAWRTPYGASIFQSKESSSVLSCDISADDKYIVTGSGDKKATVYEVIY; this is encoded by the exons ATGCTATCATCGGGGTACGTGGACTTCCCAATCTGCCTCTCACC cagcagcagctccaggctcagcaCCTCTCGCACGCCGCGCACGGGCCCCCGGTCCAGCTGCCGCCGCACCCCTCGGGGCTCCAGCCGCCCGGGATCCCGCCCGTCACCGGCACCAGCTCGGGGCTGCTGGCGCTCGGCGCCCTGGGCAGCCAGGCACACCTGGCAGTCAAGGATGAGAAGAACCACCACGACCTGGACCACAGAG AATAATTCCGTGTCCCCCTCGGAGAGCCTGCGGGCCAGCGAGAAGCACCGGAGCTCCACGGACTACAGCATGGACTCCAAGAAGCGGAAAGCGGAGGAGAAGGACAGCATGAGCCGATAT GACAGCGATGGTGACAAGAGCGATGACCTGGTGGTCGACGTCTCCAACGAG GACCCCGCCACCCCCCGGGTGAGCCCGGCCCATTCCCCCCCGGAGAACGGCCTGGACAAAGCCCGCGGGCTGAAGAAGGGCGACGCTCCCAACAGCCCGGCCTCGGTggcctcctccagcagcactccCTCCTCCAAGACCAAGGACCTGGGCCAC AACGACAAATCCTCCACGCCCGGCCTCAAGTCCAACACTCCGACGCCCAGGAACGACGCTCCCACCCCgggcaccagcagcaccccGGGGCTGCGGCCCATGCCCGGCAAACCCAGCGGCATGGACCCCCTGG CCTCGGCCCTGCGGACGCCCATCTCCATCGCGGGCTCCTACGCGGCGCCCTTTGCCATGATGGGGCACCACGAGATGAACGGGTCCCTGACCAGCCCCGGCGCCTACGCGGGGCTGCACAACCTCCCCCCGCAGATgagcgcggccgccgccgccgccgccgcctaCGGCCGGTCGCCAATGGTGAGCTTTGGAGCT GTCGGGTTTGACCCTCACCCACCCATGCGAGCCCCGGGcctgccctccagcctggcgtccatccctggagggaaaCC GGCCTACTCGTTCCACGTGAGCGCGGACGGGCAGATGCAGCCGGTGCCGTTCCCGCACGACGCGCTGGCGGGGCCCGGCATCCCGCGGCACGCGCGGCAGATCAACACGCTGAGCCACGGCGAGGTGGTGTGCGCCGTCACCATCAGCAACCCCACGCGCCACGTCTACACCGGCGGCAAGGGCTGCGTCAAGATCTGGGACATCAGCCAGCCCGGCAGCAAGAGCCCCATCTCCCAGCTGGACTGCCTG AACAGGGATAACTACATCCGCTCCTGCAAGCTGCTGCCGGACGGCCGCACGCTGATCGTGGGGGGCGAGGCCAGCACTCTGACCATCTGGGACCTGGCGTCGCCCACGCCGCGCATCAAGGCCGAGCTGACGTCGTCGGCGCCCGCGTGCTACGCGCTGGCCATCAGCCCCGACGCCAAGGTGTGCTTCTCGTGCTGCAGCGACGGCAACATCGCCGTCTGGGACCTGCACAACCAGACCCTGGTCAG GCAATTCCAAGGCCACACGGACGGGGCCAGCTGCATAGACATCTCCCACGACGGTACGAAGCTGTGGACGGGGGGCCTGGACAACACGGTGCGCTCCTGGGACCTGCGGGAAGggcggcagctgcagcagcacgaCTTCACCTCCCAG ATTTTCTCTCTGGGATACTGCCCGACGGGCGAGTGGCTGGCGGTGGGCATGGAGAGCAGCAACGTGGAGGTGCTGCACCACACCAAGCCCGACAAGTACCAGCTGCACCTGCACGAGAGCTGCGTCCTCTCCCTCAAATTCGCCTACTGCG ggaagtgGTTTGTGAGCACTGGGAAGGACAACCTGCTCAACGCCTGGAGGACGCCCTACGGAGCCAGCATCTTCCAG
- the TLE3 gene encoding transducin-like enhancer protein 3 isoform X7, producing the protein MYPQGRHPAPHQPGQPGFKFTVAESCDRIKDEFQFLQAQYHSLKVEYDKLANEKTEMQRHYVMYYEMSYGLNIEMHKQTEIAKRLNTILAQIMPFLSQEHQQQVAQAVERAKQVTMTELNAIIGQQLQAQHLSHAAHGPPVQLPPHPSGLQPPGIPPVTGTSSGLLALGALGSQAHLAVKDEKNHHDLDHRERDSSANNSVSPSESLRASEKHRSSTDYSMDSKKRKAEEKDSMSRYDSDGDKSDDLVVDVSNEDPATPRVSPAHSPPENGLDKARGLKKGDAPNSPASVASSSSTPSSKTKDLGHNDKSSTPGLKSNTPTPRNDAPTPGTSSTPGLRPMPGKPSGMDPLASALRTPISIAGSYAAPFAMMGHHEMNGSLTSPGAYAGLHNLPPQMSAAAAAAAAYGRSPMVGFDPHPPMRAPGLPSSLASIPGGKPAYSFHVSADGQMQPVPFPHDALAGPGIPRHARQINTLSHGEVVCAVTISNPTRHVYTGGKGCVKIWDISQPGSKSPISQLDCLNRDNYIRSCKLLPDGRTLIVGGEASTLTIWDLASPTPRIKAELTSSAPACYALAISPDAKVCFSCCSDGNIAVWDLHNQTLVRQFQGHTDGASCIDISHDGTKLWTGGLDNTVRSWDLREGRQLQQHDFTSQIFSLGYCPTGEWLAVGMESSNVEVLHHTKPDKYQLHLHESCVLSLKFAYCGKWFVSTGKDNLLNAWRTPYGASIFQSKESSSVLSCDISADDKYIVTGSGDKKATVYEVIY; encoded by the exons ATGTACCCCCAGGGCCGGCACCCG GCTCCGCACCAGCCGGGCCAACCGGGCTTCAAATTCACCGTGGCCGAGTCCTGCGACCGGATCAAGGACGAGTTCCAGTTCCTGCAGGCTCAGTACCACAG cctcAAAGTGGAGTATGACAAGCTGGCGAACGAGAAGACCGAAATGCAGCGCCATTACGTTATG TACTACGAAATGTCGTACGGTTTGAATATTGAAATGCACAAACAG acagaaattGCTAAAAGACTGAACACCATTTTAGCCCAGATCATGCCTTTTCTGTCACAAGAG caccaaCAGCAGGTGGCCCAGGCTGTTGAACGTGCCAAGCAAGTGACAATGACGGAGTTGAATGCTATCATCGGG cagcagctccaggctcagcaCCTCTCGCACGCCGCGCACGGGCCCCCGGTCCAGCTGCCGCCGCACCCCTCGGGGCTCCAGCCGCCCGGGATCCCGCCCGTCACCGGCACCAGCTCGGGGCTGCTGGCGCTCGGCGCCCTGGGCAGCCAGGCACACCTGGCAGTCAAGGATGAGAAGAACCACCACGACCTGGACCACAGAG AGCGAGACTCAAGTGCA AATAATTCCGTGTCCCCCTCGGAGAGCCTGCGGGCCAGCGAGAAGCACCGGAGCTCCACGGACTACAGCATGGACTCCAAGAAGCGGAAAGCGGAGGAGAAGGACAGCATGAGCCGATAT GACAGCGATGGTGACAAGAGCGATGACCTGGTGGTCGACGTCTCCAACGAG GACCCCGCCACCCCCCGGGTGAGCCCGGCCCATTCCCCCCCGGAGAACGGCCTGGACAAAGCCCGCGGGCTGAAGAAGGGCGACGCTCCCAACAGCCCGGCCTCGGTggcctcctccagcagcactccCTCCTCCAAGACCAAGGACCTGGGCCAC AACGACAAATCCTCCACGCCCGGCCTCAAGTCCAACACTCCGACGCCCAGGAACGACGCTCCCACCCCgggcaccagcagcaccccGGGGCTGCGGCCCATGCCCGGCAAACCCAGCGGCATGGACCCCCTGG CCTCGGCCCTGCGGACGCCCATCTCCATCGCGGGCTCCTACGCGGCGCCCTTTGCCATGATGGGGCACCACGAGATGAACGGGTCCCTGACCAGCCCCGGCGCCTACGCGGGGCTGCACAACCTCCCCCCGCAGATgagcgcggccgccgccgccgccgccgcctaCGGCCGGTCGCCAATG GTCGGGTTTGACCCTCACCCACCCATGCGAGCCCCGGGcctgccctccagcctggcgtccatccctggagggaaaCC GGCCTACTCGTTCCACGTGAGCGCGGACGGGCAGATGCAGCCGGTGCCGTTCCCGCACGACGCGCTGGCGGGGCCCGGCATCCCGCGGCACGCGCGGCAGATCAACACGCTGAGCCACGGCGAGGTGGTGTGCGCCGTCACCATCAGCAACCCCACGCGCCACGTCTACACCGGCGGCAAGGGCTGCGTCAAGATCTGGGACATCAGCCAGCCCGGCAGCAAGAGCCCCATCTCCCAGCTGGACTGCCTG AACAGGGATAACTACATCCGCTCCTGCAAGCTGCTGCCGGACGGCCGCACGCTGATCGTGGGGGGCGAGGCCAGCACTCTGACCATCTGGGACCTGGCGTCGCCCACGCCGCGCATCAAGGCCGAGCTGACGTCGTCGGCGCCCGCGTGCTACGCGCTGGCCATCAGCCCCGACGCCAAGGTGTGCTTCTCGTGCTGCAGCGACGGCAACATCGCCGTCTGGGACCTGCACAACCAGACCCTGGTCAG GCAATTCCAAGGCCACACGGACGGGGCCAGCTGCATAGACATCTCCCACGACGGTACGAAGCTGTGGACGGGGGGCCTGGACAACACGGTGCGCTCCTGGGACCTGCGGGAAGggcggcagctgcagcagcacgaCTTCACCTCCCAG ATTTTCTCTCTGGGATACTGCCCGACGGGCGAGTGGCTGGCGGTGGGCATGGAGAGCAGCAACGTGGAGGTGCTGCACCACACCAAGCCCGACAAGTACCAGCTGCACCTGCACGAGAGCTGCGTCCTCTCCCTCAAATTCGCCTACTGCG ggaagtgGTTTGTGAGCACTGGGAAGGACAACCTGCTCAACGCCTGGAGGACGCCCTACGGAGCCAGCATCTTCCAG